One window of the Falco biarmicus isolate bFalBia1 chromosome Z, bFalBia1.pri, whole genome shotgun sequence genome contains the following:
- the RFK gene encoding riboflavin kinase → MKHLPYFCRGEVVKGFGRGSKELGIPTANFSDQVVESFPSDISTGIYYGWACVGNGDVHKMVLSIGWNPFYKNIKKSVETHIIHTFKEDFYGEILSIVIIGYIRPEKNFDSLEALISAIQEDIEEAKRQLDLPEHLKLKEDNFFNLPEHKIVNNH, encoded by the exons ATGAAGCACCTGCCCTACTTCTGCCGCGGAGAGGTGGTGAAGGGCTTCGGCAGAGGCTCCAAGGAGCTGGGCATCCCCACCG CTAACTTTTCTGACCAAGTAGTTGAAAGCTTTCCGTCTGATATCTCTACTGGTATATACTATGGATGGGCCTGTGTTGGAAATGGAGATGTGCATAAAATGGTTTTGAGCATAGGATGGAATCCTTTCTATAAGAATATTAAGAAATCAGTG GAAACACACATTATCCATACCTTCAAAGAAGACTTTTACGGAGAAATTCTTAGTATAGTCATAATTGGATATATTCGaccagaaaaaaactttgattCCTTAG aggcgCTCATTTCAGCAATTCAAGAAGACAttgaagaagcaaaaagacaGCTAGATTTACCAGAACATCTTAAACTCAAAGAAGATAACTTCTTTAATCTGCCAGAACACAAAATAGTGAACAACCACTGA